The proteins below are encoded in one region of Ciconia boyciana chromosome 31, ASM3463844v1, whole genome shotgun sequence:
- the RNASEH2A gene encoding ribonuclease H2 subunit A isoform X3, translated as MALARLERDPAGAGRFGSAVPPLCRRRPCALGVDEAGRGPVLGPMVYGLCYCPVEKLEELEALGVADSKTLSEPERERRFGLLEAAGDVVGWALHVLPPDHISACMQQRAKYNLNELSQDTAVGLIQFALDSGVQVAEVARDRAVKHWKFVEDLGDIDRDYGSGYPNDPKTKEWLRRHLEPVFGFPQLVRFSWGTARELLQHGGVPVKWADEDPKEDPAAAPSLLSYFARAPRRPPPLLPRAQSAAPG; from the exons ATGGCGCTGGCGCGGCTGGAGCGGGACCCGGCGGGCGCGGGCCGGTTCGGCTCGGCCGTGCCCCCCCTCTGCCGCCGCCGGCCCTGTGCGCTCGGCGTGGacgaggcggggcgggggccggtgCTGG GGCCGATGGTTTATGGGCTCTGCTACTGCCCCGTGGagaagctggaggagctggaggcgCTTGGGGTGGCAG ACTCAAAGACGCTGTCGGAGCCGGAGCGGGAGCGGCGCTTCGGGCTGCTGGAGGCGGCGGGCGACGTCGTGGGGTGGGCGCTGCACGTGCTGCCCCCTGACCACATCTCTGCCTGCATGCAGCAGCG AGCCAAGTACAACCTGAACGAGCTGTCGCAGGATACGGCTGTGGGCCTCATCCAGTTCGCACTGGACTCTGGGGTTCAGGTGGCCgag gttGCCCGTGACCGGGCCGTGAAGCACTGGAAGTTTGTGGAGGACCTGGGGGACATCGACCGGGACTACGGCTCAGGGTACCCCAACG accccaagACGAAGGAGTGGCTGCGGCGGCACCTCGAGCCCGTCTTCGGCTTCCCCCAGCTCGTGCGCTTCAGCTGGGGGACGGCgcgggagctgctgcagcacggGGGGGTCCCCGTCAAGTG GGCTGACGAGGACCCCAAGGAGGACCCTGCGGCCGCCCCCTCGCTGCTCTCGTACTTCGCCCGggccccccggcgccccccACCGCTTCTTCCACGAGCGCAGTCTGCGGCCCCTGGCTGA
- the RNASEH2A gene encoding ribonuclease H2 subunit A isoform X1, with product MALARLERDPAGAGRFGSAVPPLCRRRPCALGVDEAGRGPVLGPMVYGLCYCPVEKLEELEALGVADSKTLSEPERERRFGLLEAAGDVVGWALHVLPPDHISACMQQRAKYNLNELSQDTAVGLIQFALDSGVQVAEVFVDTVGPAEKYEAKLRQRFPGLGVTVRPKADGLFPVVSAASICAKVARDRAVKHWKFVEDLGDIDRDYGSGYPNDPKTKEWLRRHLEPVFGFPQLVRFSWGTARELLQHGGVPVKWADEDPKEDPAAAPSLLSYFARAPRRPPPLLPRAQSAAPG from the exons ATGGCGCTGGCGCGGCTGGAGCGGGACCCGGCGGGCGCGGGCCGGTTCGGCTCGGCCGTGCCCCCCCTCTGCCGCCGCCGGCCCTGTGCGCTCGGCGTGGacgaggcggggcgggggccggtgCTGG GGCCGATGGTTTATGGGCTCTGCTACTGCCCCGTGGagaagctggaggagctggaggcgCTTGGGGTGGCAG ACTCAAAGACGCTGTCGGAGCCGGAGCGGGAGCGGCGCTTCGGGCTGCTGGAGGCGGCGGGCGACGTCGTGGGGTGGGCGCTGCACGTGCTGCCCCCTGACCACATCTCTGCCTGCATGCAGCAGCG AGCCAAGTACAACCTGAACGAGCTGTCGCAGGATACGGCTGTGGGCCTCATCCAGTTCGCACTGGACTCTGGGGTTCAGGTGGCCgag GTGTTCGTGGACACGGTGGGGCCGGCAGAGAAGTACGAGGCGAAGCTGCGGCAGCGCttcccggggctgggggtgactGTGCGCCCCAAAGCCGACGGGCTCTTCCCCGTCGTCAGCGCCGCCAGCATCTGCGCCAAG gttGCCCGTGACCGGGCCGTGAAGCACTGGAAGTTTGTGGAGGACCTGGGGGACATCGACCGGGACTACGGCTCAGGGTACCCCAACG accccaagACGAAGGAGTGGCTGCGGCGGCACCTCGAGCCCGTCTTCGGCTTCCCCCAGCTCGTGCGCTTCAGCTGGGGGACGGCgcgggagctgctgcagcacggGGGGGTCCCCGTCAAGTG GGCTGACGAGGACCCCAAGGAGGACCCTGCGGCCGCCCCCTCGCTGCTCTCGTACTTCGCCCGggccccccggcgccccccACCGCTTCTTCCACGAGCGCAGTCTGCGGCCCCTGGCTGA
- the RNASEH2A gene encoding ribonuclease H2 subunit A isoform X2, producing the protein MALARLERDPAGAGRFGSAVPPLCRRRPCALGVDEAGRGPVLDSKTLSEPERERRFGLLEAAGDVVGWALHVLPPDHISACMQQRAKYNLNELSQDTAVGLIQFALDSGVQVAEVFVDTVGPAEKYEAKLRQRFPGLGVTVRPKADGLFPVVSAASICAKVARDRAVKHWKFVEDLGDIDRDYGSGYPNDPKTKEWLRRHLEPVFGFPQLVRFSWGTARELLQHGGVPVKWADEDPKEDPAAAPSLLSYFARAPRRPPPLLPRAQSAAPG; encoded by the exons ATGGCGCTGGCGCGGCTGGAGCGGGACCCGGCGGGCGCGGGCCGGTTCGGCTCGGCCGTGCCCCCCCTCTGCCGCCGCCGGCCCTGTGCGCTCGGCGTGGacgaggcggggcgggggccggtgCTGG ACTCAAAGACGCTGTCGGAGCCGGAGCGGGAGCGGCGCTTCGGGCTGCTGGAGGCGGCGGGCGACGTCGTGGGGTGGGCGCTGCACGTGCTGCCCCCTGACCACATCTCTGCCTGCATGCAGCAGCG AGCCAAGTACAACCTGAACGAGCTGTCGCAGGATACGGCTGTGGGCCTCATCCAGTTCGCACTGGACTCTGGGGTTCAGGTGGCCgag GTGTTCGTGGACACGGTGGGGCCGGCAGAGAAGTACGAGGCGAAGCTGCGGCAGCGCttcccggggctgggggtgactGTGCGCCCCAAAGCCGACGGGCTCTTCCCCGTCGTCAGCGCCGCCAGCATCTGCGCCAAG gttGCCCGTGACCGGGCCGTGAAGCACTGGAAGTTTGTGGAGGACCTGGGGGACATCGACCGGGACTACGGCTCAGGGTACCCCAACG accccaagACGAAGGAGTGGCTGCGGCGGCACCTCGAGCCCGTCTTCGGCTTCCCCCAGCTCGTGCGCTTCAGCTGGGGGACGGCgcgggagctgctgcagcacggGGGGGTCCCCGTCAAGTG GGCTGACGAGGACCCCAAGGAGGACCCTGCGGCCGCCCCCTCGCTGCTCTCGTACTTCGCCCGggccccccggcgccccccACCGCTTCTTCCACGAGCGCAGTCTGCGGCCCCTGGCTGA